The Lentzea guizhouensis genome contains a region encoding:
- a CDS encoding amidase family protein, translating into MHPPDADLDRATIPSLGRSMTAGALTSVDLTRAYLRRIADVDPVLRAVLAVDPTALRQARESDLRRERGQSRGPLDGIPVLLKDNIDTRGLATTAGSRALTVPPGADAEVVTRLRAAGAVVLGKTNMTEWGNFRSPWSTSGWSAAGGQTANPHVLDRTPCGSSSGSAVAVAASLAQVAVGTETSGSIVSPAGHAGVVGFKPTPGRISTAGIVPITARRDTAGPMARHVVDAALLMAVMAGSPAAFSAPATLRGARVGVWRRTGFDAEVDRVVAEATRRTRWS; encoded by the coding sequence GTGCACCCGCCGGACGCAGACCTGGACCGGGCGACGATCCCGTCGCTCGGCCGCTCGATGACCGCCGGCGCGCTCACGTCGGTGGACCTGACCCGCGCCTACCTGCGCCGCATCGCCGACGTCGACCCGGTGCTGCGTGCCGTGCTCGCGGTCGACCCGACCGCACTGCGGCAGGCGCGGGAGAGCGACCTGAGGCGGGAACGCGGGCAGTCCCGCGGGCCGCTCGACGGCATCCCGGTGCTGCTCAAGGACAACATCGACACCCGCGGGCTGGCCACCACCGCCGGCTCACGGGCACTGACCGTGCCGCCCGGTGCCGACGCCGAGGTGGTGACCCGCCTGCGTGCGGCGGGCGCGGTCGTGCTGGGCAAGACGAACATGACGGAGTGGGGGAACTTCCGCTCGCCGTGGTCGACCTCCGGCTGGTCGGCGGCAGGTGGGCAGACCGCCAACCCGCACGTGCTGGACCGCACCCCGTGCGGGTCGTCGTCCGGGTCGGCCGTGGCGGTGGCGGCGTCCCTGGCGCAGGTCGCGGTCGGCACCGAGACCAGCGGCTCGATCGTGTCGCCGGCCGGTCACGCCGGTGTCGTCGGGTTCAAGCCGACGCCCGGCCGGATCAGCACGGCGGGCATCGTGCCGATCACCGCCCGCAGGGACACGGCCGGTCCGATGGCGCGCCACGTCGTGGACGCGGCGCTCCTCATGGCGGTCATGGCGGGCTCCCCGGCCGCCTTCTCCGCTCCTGCGACGCTGCGCGGCGCGCGGGTCGGGGTGTGGCGCAGGACGGGGTTCGACGCCGAGGTCGACCGGGTCGTGGCGGAGGCAACGAGGCGGACCCGGTGGAGCTGA
- a CDS encoding N-acetylglutaminylglutamine amidotransferase produces the protein MCGIAGEVVTNDVDRPDVAAVERMTRSMWSRGPDGTGHWSEGRVALGHRRLSIIDLSDAGAQPMVDDELGLAVAFNGCIYNHAELRRELSGRYRFRSTSDTEVILKAYHHWGERFVEHLVGMFAIAVVDRRHDQVVLVRDRLGIKPLYVADVRGRTRFASTLPALLAGGGVDTELDPVGLHHYLTWHSIVPAPRTVLRGVRKLPPATIRVLRPGQAPRDHVYWQPSYTRRPEHADWTAQDWRQAVREALQVAVRRRTVADVEVGVLLSGGLDSSLLVALLAEEGQRPSSFSIGFTDRDGVDGDEFAYSDAVAQKFGTDHHQLRIDDEEIAGAVEHTVGSMSEPMGSHDVTAFHLVCREVSRHVKVVQCGQGADEVFAGYRYHQPAAAAARDQAAGVFREAFHDLGHDELAPVLEPDWLAGHDVSGELISRHLGAPGAQTALDAVLRTDTHLLMPDDPVKRVDNMAMAWGVEARVPFLDQDLVELVAACPPELKSGQDGKGILKDIGRDLLPVEVVDRPKGYFPVPALTQLDGEVLDLVRSAMSSPAARGRGVLRPGYVDALLADPNGRATKAGGNELWHLGVLELWLQQHGIG, from the coding sequence ATGTGTGGGATCGCTGGTGAGGTCGTGACCAACGACGTGGACCGGCCGGACGTCGCCGCGGTCGAGCGGATGACGCGGTCGATGTGGTCGCGGGGGCCGGACGGGACCGGCCACTGGTCGGAGGGCCGGGTGGCGCTCGGGCACCGGAGGCTGTCGATCATCGACCTGTCCGACGCCGGCGCGCAGCCCATGGTCGACGACGAGCTCGGGCTCGCTGTGGCGTTCAACGGGTGCATCTACAACCACGCGGAACTGCGCCGGGAGCTGTCCGGCAGGTACCGCTTCCGGTCCACCAGCGACACCGAGGTGATCCTCAAGGCCTACCACCACTGGGGCGAGCGGTTCGTCGAGCACCTCGTCGGCATGTTCGCCATCGCGGTGGTCGACCGGCGACACGACCAGGTGGTGCTGGTCAGGGACCGGCTCGGCATCAAGCCGCTGTACGTGGCCGACGTGCGCGGCCGGACCCGGTTCGCCTCCACCCTGCCCGCGCTGCTGGCGGGCGGCGGTGTCGACACCGAGCTCGACCCGGTCGGCCTGCACCACTACCTCACGTGGCACTCGATCGTTCCCGCACCGCGCACCGTCCTGCGCGGAGTGCGGAAGCTGCCCCCCGCCACGATCCGCGTGCTGCGGCCGGGGCAGGCCCCGCGCGACCACGTCTACTGGCAGCCGTCCTACACCCGGCGGCCGGAGCACGCGGACTGGACCGCGCAGGACTGGCGGCAGGCGGTGCGCGAGGCGTTGCAGGTCGCGGTGCGGCGGCGCACGGTGGCCGACGTGGAGGTCGGCGTGCTGCTGTCCGGCGGCCTGGACTCCAGCCTGCTGGTCGCGCTGCTCGCCGAGGAGGGACAGCGGCCCAGCAGCTTCAGCATCGGTTTCACCGACCGCGACGGTGTGGACGGCGACGAGTTCGCCTACTCCGACGCGGTCGCGCAGAAGTTCGGCACGGACCACCACCAGCTGCGCATCGACGACGAGGAGATCGCCGGAGCGGTCGAGCACACGGTCGGCTCGATGAGCGAGCCGATGGGCAGCCACGACGTCACCGCGTTCCACCTCGTCTGCCGGGAGGTCTCGCGGCACGTCAAGGTCGTGCAGTGCGGTCAGGGCGCCGACGAGGTGTTCGCCGGCTACCGCTACCACCAGCCCGCGGCCGCCGCGGCCCGCGACCAGGCGGCCGGCGTGTTCCGGGAGGCGTTCCACGACCTCGGGCACGACGAGCTCGCGCCGGTCCTGGAACCGGACTGGCTCGCCGGCCACGACGTGAGCGGCGAGCTGATCAGCCGGCACCTCGGAGCTCCCGGCGCGCAGACGGCGCTGGACGCCGTGCTGCGGACCGACACGCACCTGCTCATGCCCGACGACCCGGTCAAGCGCGTCGACAACATGGCGATGGCGTGGGGCGTCGAGGCCCGCGTGCCGTTCCTCGACCAGGACCTCGTGGAGCTGGTCGCGGCGTGCCCGCCGGAGCTGAAGTCCGGCCAGGACGGCAAGGGGATCCTCAAGGACATCGGCCGCGACCTGCTCCCCGTGGAGGTGGTCGACCGGCCCAAGGGGTACTTCCCGGTGCCCGCCCTCACCCAGCTCGACGGCGAGGTCCTCGACCTGGTGCGCTCGGCCATGAGCTCCCCCGCCGCACGGGGCCGCGGTGTCCTGCGCCCCGGCTACGTCGACGCCCTGCTCGCCGACCCGAACGGCCGGGCCACCAAGGCCGGTGGGAACGAGCTGTGGCACCTCGGCGTGCTGGAGCTGTGGCTGCAGCAGCACGGCATCGGGTGA
- a CDS encoding carboxylate-amine ligase has translation MERTSSASAGGPTVGVEEEFLLVDPVTGVAVNRADEVVDAARDLFGLELELELTSTQVETNTSVCRDAAQAGLELRELRRAVGRAAREAGCRAIAVGAPPLGDTTGVITDGPRYRRIAREFRALAAQQLICGCHVHVAVPDRETAVQVCNHVRPWLPVLGAITANSPFCRGADTGFASWRTTVWSRWPVSGPPPFFASWQHFQDVCAELLEAGTALDPAMVYWDVRPSARWPTVEVRVADVAASVDDAAFLAAVVRALVAEAVADVRRGVRPVPVPVETLRQACWRAARDGFAGDALDVRSGRLLPLRQQLRLLLAQLKPVLEAHGDLPVVQRGIRLLNRHGCGADRQRRAVRRAGTEALLHLLDLDAGELPLTAGAEEASSPGR, from the coding sequence GTGGAGCGAACGTCATCGGCTTCCGCAGGCGGCCCGACTGTCGGTGTGGAGGAGGAGTTCCTCCTGGTCGACCCGGTGACCGGGGTCGCCGTGAACCGCGCGGACGAGGTCGTCGACGCCGCCCGCGACCTGTTCGGGCTGGAGCTTGAGCTGGAGCTGACCAGTACGCAGGTCGAGACCAACACGTCGGTGTGCCGCGACGCCGCACAGGCTGGGCTCGAGCTGCGGGAACTGCGGCGGGCGGTCGGGCGGGCCGCGCGGGAGGCCGGCTGCCGGGCGATCGCGGTCGGCGCGCCGCCGCTGGGCGACACGACCGGTGTGATCACGGACGGTCCGCGGTACCGGCGGATCGCCCGCGAGTTCCGTGCGCTGGCCGCACAGCAGCTGATCTGCGGATGTCACGTCCACGTCGCCGTGCCGGACCGCGAGACGGCCGTGCAGGTCTGCAACCACGTGCGGCCGTGGCTGCCGGTGCTGGGCGCGATCACCGCCAACTCGCCGTTCTGCCGCGGTGCGGACACCGGTTTCGCGAGCTGGCGCACGACGGTGTGGTCGCGGTGGCCGGTCTCCGGGCCGCCGCCGTTCTTCGCGTCGTGGCAGCACTTCCAGGACGTGTGCGCCGAGCTGCTCGAGGCGGGCACCGCGCTGGACCCGGCGATGGTCTACTGGGACGTCCGCCCCTCCGCGCGGTGGCCGACGGTGGAGGTGCGCGTCGCGGACGTGGCCGCGAGCGTGGACGACGCGGCGTTCCTGGCGGCGGTGGTGCGTGCGCTGGTGGCCGAGGCGGTGGCGGACGTCCGACGGGGTGTGCGGCCGGTACCGGTCCCCGTAGAGACGTTGCGCCAGGCCTGCTGGCGCGCGGCCAGGGACGGCTTCGCCGGCGACGCCCTGGACGTGCGGTCCGGTCGGTTGCTACCGCTGCGGCAGCAGCTGCGCCTGTTGCTGGCGCAGCTGAAACCCGTGCTCGAAGCCCACGGTGACCTGCCGGTGGTGCAGCGGGGGATCCGGCTGCTGAACCGCCACGGCTGTGGTGCCGACAGGCAGCGGCGCGCGGTCCGGCGTGCGGGGACGGAGGCTCTGCTGCACCTGCTCGACCTCGACGCGGGGGAACTGCCGTTGACGGCCGGTGCGGAGGAAGCGTCGTCGCCAGGGCGGTGA
- a CDS encoding PP2C family protein-serine/threonine phosphatase produces MAAARALLRSAAGDRSAHRPAGGLGELLDGMHQAPPELLPVVATRAGRALGLRITIYLVDYEQRVLHPLGEPEGPHLTPLGVDSSLPGRAFRTVETVPSTRGEHPRLWVPLLDGVERLGVLDVVPPRGADLGDRSAPGLPVVVRPDRAPGDHQHALRRRGGLCAPAAGADLIWQLLPPLTAATGDFTVSGLLEPCYEVGGDAFDYALSSGSATLAIFDAVGHSMRSGFVAAAALAASRSTRRVGHGLFEQARAVDETISGQFPGGAFATGVLAELDLRSGRLRYVNAGHPEPLLLRSGKVVRRLTGGRRLPFGLGTGVLTVAEEFLQPDDWLVLHTDGVTEARDHNGVFFGDERLVDFLEREAAAAHPPPETARRLVKAVLAHQNGVLQDDASVLLARWVKGDELRP; encoded by the coding sequence GTGGCCGCAGCGCGTGCCCTACTCCGTTCCGCCGCAGGCGACCGGTCCGCGCACCGGCCCGCTGGCGGGCTTGGTGAGCTGCTCGACGGCATGCACCAGGCACCGCCGGAGCTCCTGCCCGTCGTCGCGACGCGTGCGGGCCGGGCGCTGGGCCTGCGGATCACGATCTACCTCGTCGACTACGAGCAGCGCGTGCTGCACCCGCTGGGTGAGCCGGAGGGGCCGCACCTCACCCCGCTCGGCGTCGACTCCTCTCTGCCGGGACGCGCGTTCCGCACCGTGGAGACGGTTCCCTCCACCAGGGGTGAGCACCCGCGGCTGTGGGTCCCGCTCCTCGACGGCGTGGAACGCCTGGGCGTGCTCGACGTGGTCCCCCCTCGCGGCGCGGACCTGGGCGACCGATCTGCGCCTGGCCTGCCGGTGGTTGTCCGCCCTGATCGGGCACCTGGTGACCATCAGCACGCACTACGGCGACGGGGTGGACTCTGTGCGCCTGCTGCGGGCGCGGACCTGATCTGGCAGCTGCTGCCACCGCTCACGGCCGCCACCGGCGACTTCACCGTCTCCGGGCTGCTGGAGCCCTGCTACGAGGTCGGTGGGGACGCGTTCGACTACGCCCTGTCGTCCGGCAGCGCCACGCTGGCGATCTTCGACGCGGTCGGGCACAGCATGCGCAGCGGTTTCGTGGCCGCCGCCGCACTGGCCGCCTCCCGCAGCACCCGCCGCGTCGGGCACGGCCTGTTCGAGCAGGCCCGTGCCGTGGACGAGACCATCTCCGGCCAGTTCCCCGGCGGCGCGTTCGCCACCGGTGTCCTGGCCGAGCTGGACCTGCGCAGCGGACGGCTGCGCTACGTCAACGCCGGGCACCCCGAACCGCTGCTGCTGCGGTCCGGCAAGGTCGTCAGACGCCTCACCGGCGGGCGCCGCCTGCCGTTCGGCCTGGGGACCGGCGTGCTCACCGTCGCCGAGGAGTTCCTGCAGCCGGACGACTGGCTCGTCCTGCACACGGACGGGGTGACCGAGGCACGTGACCACAACGGGGTGTTCTTCGGTGACGAGCGGCTGGTGGACTTCCTCGAACGGGAGGCCGCCGCGGCGCACCCGCCCCCGGAGACGGCGCGCCGGTTGGTGAAAGCCGTGCTGGCCCACCAGAACGGTGTGCTGCAGGACGACGCGTCCGTGCTCCTGGCCCGGTGGGTCAAGGGCGACGAGCTGAGGCCGTGA
- a CDS encoding GAF and ANTAR domain-containing protein yields MDHELPLADELAAVSARLAGLLLSRETVHTALTLVTSLAVEALPGTAGAGVTLLDEDGRRTTAAATDAVVEHRDPLQYEWGEGPCLSAWERRCAIRVDDVAGERRWRRWTSAARWSAMRAVVSVPLVAGDTAIGAIKVYGREPRAFGERDEYLLTMFAAQAAVLVANIRSFDNARRLSDALVEQLRGRDVINMAKGVVMAREHVDEGTAFAMLARDSHEGSRKLRDLAGSLLRSTAQRGR; encoded by the coding sequence GTGGACCACGAGCTGCCGCTGGCGGACGAACTGGCGGCTGTGTCCGCGCGGTTGGCGGGGTTGCTGCTCTCGCGGGAGACGGTGCACACGGCGCTGACGCTGGTCACGTCGCTGGCGGTGGAGGCGTTGCCCGGTACCGCCGGGGCGGGGGTGACGCTGCTGGACGAGGACGGCCGCAGGACGACCGCGGCGGCCACCGACGCGGTCGTCGAGCACCGGGACCCCCTCCAGTACGAGTGGGGGGAGGGGCCGTGCCTGAGCGCGTGGGAGCGGCGGTGCGCGATCCGCGTCGACGACGTCGCCGGGGAGAGGCGGTGGCGGCGCTGGACGTCGGCCGCCCGGTGGTCGGCGATGCGGGCGGTGGTGAGCGTGCCGCTGGTCGCCGGGGACACCGCGATCGGGGCGATCAAGGTGTACGGCCGTGAGCCCCGTGCCTTCGGGGAGCGGGACGAGTACCTGCTCACGATGTTCGCCGCGCAGGCCGCGGTCCTGGTGGCCAACATCAGGTCGTTCGACAACGCGCGCAGGCTCAGTGACGCGCTCGTCGAGCAGCTGCGCGGCCGGGACGTGATCAACATGGCGAAGGGTGTCGTCATGGCGCGGGAGCACGTCGACGAGGGCACCGCGTTCGCCATGCTGGCACGGGACTCCCACGAGGGCAGCAGGAAGCTCCGCGACCTGGCCGGCTCACTGCTGCGGTCCACCGCCCAGCGCGGGCGTTGA
- the glgX gene encoding glycogen debranching protein GlgX has protein sequence MKAWPGTSSPLGATYDGVGTNFALFSEVADHVELCLFDDDGTETRVRLPEVSGFVHHGYLHGVGPGQRYGYRVHGPYDPERGLRCNPNKLLIDPYAKAINDGLRWDESVFSYPFGSPDERDDADSAAHMPKSVVVSPFFDWADDRSPNTPYHESVVYEAHVRGLTIAHPEIPEQLRGTYAGLAHPAMIDHLTRLGVTAVELMPVHQFISDHTLAEKGLANYWGYNTIGFFAPHDAYASRTGLGDQVQEFKGMVRSLHDAGIEVILDVVYNHTAEGNHLGPTLSMKGIDNLAYYRVMDDEPKFYMDYTGTGNSLNVRTPHTLQLIMDSLRYWVTEMHVDGFRFDLAATLAREFYDVDRLATFFEVVQQDPVVSQVKLIAEPWDVGPGGYQVGNFPPLWTEWNGKYRDTVRDFWRGEPATLGEFASRITGSSDLYQNDGRRPYASINFVTAHDGFTMNDLVSYNEKHNEANGEDNNDGESHNRSWNCGVEGPTDDEEVLALRARQRRNLIATLLLSQGVPMILHGDEFARTQHGNNNVYCQDNEISWVDWSLLDSNAELVDFTAAVTAFRKAHPVLRRKRFFAGRPIRKGDELRDIAWFTPSGEEMTEQNWEDDFGKCIVVFLNGEGIPDLDPRGMPVVDDSFLIAFNAHHEDIQVTLPDSSYGPEWTVVVDTVTGEVGGNEKPIAATGQLTLAARSLVVLQRVS, from the coding sequence GTGAAAGCCTGGCCTGGAACGTCCTCTCCACTCGGCGCCACCTACGACGGCGTCGGCACCAACTTCGCACTCTTCTCGGAGGTCGCCGACCACGTCGAGCTGTGCCTGTTCGACGACGACGGCACCGAGACGCGGGTTCGCCTGCCCGAGGTGAGCGGTTTCGTCCACCACGGGTACCTGCACGGTGTCGGGCCCGGTCAGCGGTACGGGTACCGCGTGCACGGGCCGTACGACCCGGAGCGGGGGCTGCGCTGCAACCCGAACAAGCTGCTGATCGACCCGTACGCCAAGGCGATCAACGACGGCCTGCGGTGGGACGAGTCGGTGTTCAGCTACCCGTTCGGTTCGCCGGACGAGCGCGACGACGCGGACTCGGCGGCGCACATGCCGAAGTCCGTGGTGGTGAGCCCGTTCTTCGACTGGGCCGACGACCGGTCGCCGAACACGCCGTACCACGAGAGCGTCGTCTACGAGGCCCACGTCCGCGGCCTCACGATCGCCCACCCGGAGATCCCGGAGCAGCTGCGCGGCACCTACGCGGGGCTCGCGCACCCGGCGATGATCGACCACCTCACCCGGCTGGGCGTGACGGCGGTCGAGCTGATGCCGGTGCACCAGTTCATCAGCGACCACACCCTGGCCGAGAAGGGGCTCGCCAACTACTGGGGCTACAACACGATCGGGTTCTTCGCACCGCACGACGCCTATGCCTCGCGGACGGGCCTGGGCGACCAGGTGCAGGAGTTCAAGGGCATGGTCCGGTCCCTGCACGACGCGGGCATCGAGGTCATCCTCGACGTGGTCTACAACCACACCGCGGAGGGCAACCACCTCGGGCCGACGTTATCGATGAAGGGCATCGACAACCTGGCCTACTACCGGGTGATGGACGACGAGCCCAAGTTCTACATGGACTACACGGGCACGGGCAACTCGCTCAACGTGCGCACGCCGCACACGCTGCAGCTGATCATGGACTCGCTGCGGTACTGGGTGACCGAGATGCACGTGGACGGCTTCCGGTTCGACCTCGCCGCGACGCTGGCCCGTGAGTTCTACGACGTCGACCGGCTGGCGACCTTCTTCGAAGTCGTGCAGCAGGACCCGGTGGTCTCCCAGGTCAAGCTGATCGCCGAGCCGTGGGACGTCGGTCCCGGCGGTTACCAGGTCGGCAACTTCCCTCCGTTGTGGACGGAGTGGAACGGCAAGTACCGGGACACCGTGCGCGACTTCTGGCGCGGTGAGCCCGCGACGCTCGGTGAGTTCGCCTCCCGCATCACCGGTTCCTCGGACCTGTACCAGAACGACGGGCGCCGGCCGTACGCGTCGATCAACTTCGTCACCGCGCACGACGGCTTCACGATGAACGACCTGGTGTCGTACAACGAGAAGCACAACGAGGCCAACGGTGAGGACAACAACGACGGCGAGAGCCACAACCGGTCCTGGAACTGCGGGGTCGAGGGGCCGACTGACGACGAGGAAGTCCTCGCGCTGCGTGCACGGCAGCGGCGCAACCTGATCGCCACGCTGCTGTTGTCCCAAGGTGTGCCGATGATCTTGCACGGCGACGAGTTCGCCCGCACGCAGCACGGCAACAACAACGTCTACTGCCAGGACAACGAGATCTCCTGGGTCGACTGGTCGCTGCTCGACAGCAACGCCGAGCTCGTCGACTTCACCGCCGCGGTGACCGCGTTCCGCAAGGCGCACCCGGTGCTGCGGCGCAAGCGGTTCTTCGCGGGCAGGCCGATCCGCAAGGGCGACGAGCTGCGCGACATCGCGTGGTTCACCCCGTCCGGCGAGGAGATGACCGAGCAGAACTGGGAGGACGACTTCGGCAAGTGCATCGTCGTCTTCCTCAACGGTGAAGGCATCCCCGACCTCGACCCGCGCGGCATGCCGGTGGTCGACGACTCCTTCCTGATCGCCTTCAACGCGCACCACGAGGACATCCAGGTGACGCTGCCCGACAGCTCGTACGGTCCGGAGTGGACGGTCGTGGTCGACACCGTCACCGGCGAGGTGGGCGGGAACGAGAAGCCGATCGCCGCCACCGGGCAGCTGACCTTGGCGGCGCGGTCGCTCGTCGTGCTGCAGCGGGTGAGCTGA
- a CDS encoding alpha/beta fold hydrolase, with the protein MSRPRDVRERWDRVGGREFRSLRAGQRHDDPRDVVLVPGLGALSYLVDTLAACGASARAHLLDVPGFGHRGARVCPAGVGAVAEAVCGWVDEVVGGPVVLVGHSTGAQAALHVAVARPDLVRSLVLLGPTFPPEQRGVTGLLGPFVRNFLHEPPTLVPATVPDYLRGGPREIARFIRSAQRDEPEQLITEVRCPVLLARGEHDAFAPQPWVDRLAAAARVGRSEVVGGAHTFPFRRGAVTARLVATLMQDSGTR; encoded by the coding sequence GTGAGCCGGCCGCGGGACGTGCGCGAGCGGTGGGACCGGGTCGGCGGCCGCGAGTTCCGCAGTCTGCGGGCGGGACAGCGGCACGACGACCCGCGCGACGTGGTCCTCGTGCCCGGTCTGGGAGCGCTGAGCTACCTGGTCGACACCCTCGCGGCGTGCGGTGCGTCGGCCAGGGCGCACCTGCTCGACGTGCCGGGTTTCGGACACCGCGGCGCGCGGGTGTGCCCGGCCGGGGTCGGCGCCGTCGCCGAAGCGGTGTGCGGCTGGGTCGACGAGGTGGTCGGCGGGCCAGTGGTCCTCGTCGGGCACTCGACGGGTGCCCAGGCGGCGTTGCACGTCGCCGTGGCGCGGCCCGACCTCGTCCGGTCGCTGGTGCTGCTCGGGCCGACCTTCCCGCCGGAGCAACGTGGCGTGACGGGCCTGCTCGGGCCGTTCGTCCGCAACTTCCTGCACGAGCCGCCCACCTTGGTGCCCGCGACGGTGCCCGACTACCTGCGCGGCGGACCGCGGGAGATCGCCCGCTTCATCCGGTCCGCACAGCGGGACGAGCCGGAACAGCTGATCACCGAGGTCCGCTGCCCGGTGCTGCTGGCGCGCGGGGAGCACGACGCGTTCGCCCCCCAGCCGTGGGTCGACCGCCTCGCCGCGGCGGCACGGGTCGGGCGGTCGGAGGTCGTCGGCGGCGCGCACACCTTCCCGTTCCGCAGGGGAGCGGTGACCGCACGGCTCGTCGCGACCCTGATGCAGGACTCCGGTACCAGATGA
- a CDS encoding DUF4102 domain-containing protein: MTEPTDNEQTERGAAEEASGVPLTETEVEASKRPPSDRPEEDGAGLGPDDVE; the protein is encoded by the coding sequence GTGACGGAACCGACGGACAACGAGCAGACGGAACGCGGTGCCGCCGAGGAGGCGAGCGGGGTGCCGCTCACCGAGACGGAGGTCGAGGCGTCGAAGCGACCACCGAGCGATCGGCCGGAAGAGGACGGCGCGGGCCTCGGCCCCGACGACGTCGAGTGA
- a CDS encoding glycosyl hydrolase family 28-related protein, producing MIDTGEQASRRHFLRAGAAAAGSAGLLAATAPAAEAATGSHVFRVAHFGARGDGRTDDTAAVQRAIDAACAFASRANGYARVEFDARTYLLAAPPARPQPGSTHAAGQLLFPVRTSGPQITVELAGAGTQQGLQFIPDGRQTAAGTMLKSTVSVTWDGLSSGMPPAVIASPKGDVWGGFNRVAVAVTDIAVQVPSNPSVAGLNLLWAPQVRLRGVRVCTPEPLPAVVEPKIPWSTGIVLPGGGNNAVIYLRDVHVAGFYTGLLFGEHTDASSVVVFACKVALAPFGKRLHTARFGLVTVECCPTVLSQVDWETGRVAATEGDSLKIDLLDIEEYNGFSRSLSWTKHDCHVYDPNNVLRGWIWMARSGADYLGIPLTLEGGKHLQIAEIQQT from the coding sequence ATGATCGACACGGGTGAGCAGGCGAGTCGTCGCCATTTCCTGCGTGCCGGGGCGGCGGCCGCCGGAAGTGCCGGCCTGCTGGCCGCGACCGCGCCTGCCGCCGAGGCCGCCACCGGTTCGCACGTCTTCCGCGTGGCGCACTTCGGCGCCAGGGGAGACGGGCGGACCGACGACACCGCCGCCGTGCAACGCGCGATCGACGCGGCCTGTGCCTTCGCCTCGCGCGCCAACGGGTACGCGCGGGTCGAGTTCGACGCCAGGACCTACCTGCTGGCGGCACCACCGGCGCGCCCGCAGCCCGGCAGCACGCACGCGGCCGGTCAGCTCCTGTTCCCGGTGCGCACCTCCGGCCCGCAGATCACGGTCGAGCTGGCCGGTGCGGGCACGCAGCAGGGCCTGCAGTTCATCCCGGACGGCCGGCAGACGGCGGCGGGCACCATGCTGAAGTCGACGGTGTCCGTCACCTGGGACGGTCTCTCTTCGGGCATGCCACCCGCGGTGATCGCGTCACCGAAGGGTGACGTGTGGGGCGGGTTCAACCGGGTGGCGGTGGCGGTGACCGACATCGCCGTCCAGGTGCCGTCGAACCCGTCGGTGGCCGGCCTGAACCTGCTGTGGGCCCCGCAGGTCCGGTTGCGGGGCGTGCGGGTCTGCACGCCGGAACCGTTGCCCGCGGTGGTCGAGCCGAAGATCCCGTGGTCCACCGGGATCGTGCTGCCCGGCGGCGGCAACAACGCGGTGATCTACCTGCGTGATGTCCACGTCGCCGGCTTCTACACCGGCCTGCTGTTCGGGGAGCACACCGACGCCTCCAGCGTCGTGGTCTTCGCCTGCAAGGTGGCGCTGGCCCCGTTCGGCAAGCGCCTGCACACCGCGCGCTTCGGCCTGGTCACGGTCGAGTGCTGCCCGACGGTGCTCTCGCAGGTCGACTGGGAGACCGGTCGCGTCGCCGCCACTGAGGGCGACAGCCTCAAGATCGACCTGCTCGACATCGAGGAGTACAACGGCTTCAGCAGGAGCCTGAGCTGGACCAAGCACGACTGCCACGTCTACGACCCGAACAACGTCCTGCGCGGCTGGATCTGGATGGCCCGCTCCGGCGCGGACTACCTGGGCATCCCGCTCACCCTGGAGGGCGGCAAGCACCTCCAGATCGCCGAGATCCAGCAGACCTGA
- a CDS encoding STAS domain-containing protein, translating into MTRAQSDGTSELKIETVEHDGVAVVALSGDIDITNSNRARLAIEAQLNNYPIGIVVYLAVGFLASTGLSLLGEAHRRAKLAGIGFAVVATERPARRTLLVAGMDRVLPLYETVPHAVEALRKASATEKPGFPR; encoded by the coding sequence ATGACGCGCGCACAGAGCGATGGCACGTCAGAGCTGAAGATCGAGACCGTCGAGCACGACGGGGTGGCGGTCGTGGCCCTCAGCGGCGACATCGACATCACCAACTCCAACCGGGCGCGGCTCGCGATCGAGGCGCAGCTGAACAACTACCCGATCGGGATCGTGGTCTACCTCGCGGTGGGTTTCCTGGCGTCCACGGGGCTGTCGCTGCTGGGGGAGGCCCACCGCCGGGCGAAGCTCGCCGGGATCGGGTTCGCCGTCGTCGCGACGGAACGGCCGGCCCGGCGGACGCTGCTGGTCGCGGGGATGGACCGGGTTCTGCCGTTGTACGAGACCGTTCCGCATGCCGTCGAAGCACTGCGCAAGGCGTCCGCGACCGAGAAACCCGGATTTCCGAGGTGA